The following are from one region of the Amycolatopsis sp. QT-25 genome:
- a CDS encoding alpha/beta hydrolase, producing MLMTTEHGIRLSYNDCGDGPPVLLLTGTGAPSSVWDLHQVPALRAAGFRVITMDNRGIPPSDDGTAGFAIEDLVADVAALIDFLDAVPCRVIGTSMGSYVAQEVALAHPELLHSVVLMAACGKSSLVQRELAEGEAKLIEQGIELPPGFLAAVRAMHNLGPATLADDDLAGDWLDLFAASGQWGPGVRAQLLLSALPDRLDAYRAIEVPCHVVSFEHDLVAPPAAGLELASAIPGATHRTISACGHFGYLENPEAVNRELIRFLRTESRETLGETA from the coding sequence GAGCACGGGATCCGGTTGTCCTACAACGACTGTGGTGACGGCCCGCCCGTTCTTCTGCTGACCGGCACCGGTGCGCCGAGTTCGGTGTGGGACCTGCATCAGGTGCCCGCGTTGCGCGCCGCCGGATTCCGCGTGATCACCATGGACAATCGCGGGATTCCGCCGAGCGACGACGGCACGGCGGGCTTCGCCATCGAAGACCTCGTCGCGGATGTGGCCGCCCTGATCGACTTTCTCGACGCGGTGCCGTGTCGCGTGATCGGGACGTCGATGGGTTCGTACGTCGCGCAGGAGGTCGCGCTCGCCCATCCGGAACTGCTGCATTCGGTCGTGCTGATGGCGGCCTGTGGCAAGAGCAGTCTCGTCCAGCGCGAGCTCGCCGAGGGTGAGGCGAAGCTGATCGAACAGGGCATCGAGTTGCCGCCGGGGTTCCTCGCCGCGGTCCGTGCCATGCACAACCTGGGGCCCGCGACCCTCGCCGACGACGATCTCGCCGGAGACTGGCTCGACCTGTTCGCGGCGTCGGGGCAGTGGGGGCCGGGCGTCCGGGCGCAGTTGCTGCTGAGCGCGTTGCCGGATCGCCTCGACGCCTATCGTGCGATCGAGGTGCCCTGCCACGTCGTGTCGTTCGAGCACGACCTCGTGGCGCCACCGGCCGCCGGGCTCGAACTGGCTTCGGCGATCCCCGGCGCGACCCACCGCACGATCTCCGCGTGCGGGCATTTCGGCTACCTCGAGAACCCGGAAGCGGTGAACCGCGAGCTGATCCGGTTTCTCCGCACCGAATCGCGCGAGACACTGGGAGAGACCGCATGA